A single window of Oreochromis aureus strain Israel breed Guangdong linkage group 7, ZZ_aureus, whole genome shotgun sequence DNA harbors:
- the bend7 gene encoding BEN domain-containing protein 7 isoform X2: MEFGERKRRRKSQSFKLVTDGDFEPSYVINSSSKDANGEPKDGVMSDVWLEDEGMEIKRQITGMMRLLSDKTSRVYQRAGTEQGSLIKEPQEKPLNWVNQPALLSLVSEDHQSNSWNSAEDPGPSPSSISIPVPNGPGCGQYSTRSRALRILNSTKDLIKVNETNDVVPPTVPETPCCMCNCKGTLQAILQELRAMRRLMQTQKASLERQERAAPPSQPRLGAGPSPRHRPRKRRPIYRMTPLSVFSTRRAGLAPLDASLLKAAPMESVKRRECEKQDSSTPNNHPISSDIPVPPPQTNPVTINNTPPLLNQLRESQALESEVRLAEDYDVFISKAQLDSILVNYTRSGSLLFRKLVCAFFDDATLANSLPNGKRKRGLNDNRKGLDQNIVGAIKVFTEKYCTEHKIEKLPGPRDWVQILQDQIKLARRRLKRDAVEAEDISNGPSTSCDNKQAASEERTAANTTG, translated from the exons ATGGAGTTTGGAgaaaggaagaggagaaggaagTCGCAGAGCTTTAAACTGGTCACGGATGGAG attTCGAGCCTTCATATGTGATTAACTCCAGCTCCAAAGATGCCAATGGGGAGCCAAAGGATGGTGTTATGTCTGATG TTTGGCTGGAGGATGAGGGCATGGAGATCAAAAGACAAATCACAGGAATGATGAGGCTTCTGAGCGATAAGACCAGCAGAGTATACCAGCGTGCTGGTACAGAGCAGGGTAGCTTAATAAAGGAGCCCCAGGAAAAGCCTCTGAACTGGGTAAATCAGCCTGCACTTTTATCTCTGGTGTCAGAGGACCACCAGAGCAACAGCTGGAACTCTGCAGAGGACCCAGGGCCTTCACCTTCATCCATATCCATCCCAGTCCCAAACGGCCCAGGCTGCGGCCAGTACAGCACACGCTCCAGAGCCCTCAGGATTCTCAACAGCACAAAGGATTTAATCAAAGTGAATGAAACTAATG ATGTAGTTCCTCCTACTGTGCCAGAAACCCCCTGCTGTATGTGTAACTGTAAGGGCACCTTGCAGGCTATTTTGCAGGAACTACGTGCCATGAGGAGGTTGATGCAGACTCAAAAAG CATCTTTAGAAAGGCAGGAAAGGGCAGCACCACCATCTCAACCTCGCCTAGGTGCAGGACCCAGTCCTCGCCACAGACCTCGAAAGAGGAGGCCAATCTATAGGATGACTCCGTTATCCGTGTTTAGCACCAGAAGAGCTGGTCTTGCTCCTCTGGATGCATCACTGCTAAAAGCTGCACCTATGGAATCTGTAAAGAGGCGAGAATGTGAGAAACAAGACTCATCTACACCCAACAATCATCCCATCTCCTCTGACATTCCTGTGCCGCCACCTCAGACCAACCCAGTGACGATCAACAACACCCCTCCTCTCCTGAACCAACTAAGGGAATCACAAGCATTAGAG TCTGAGGTGCGTCTTGCAGAGGATTATGACGTGTTTATCTCTAAGGCCCAGCTAGACTCCATTCTGGTCAACTATACACGCTCAGGCAGCCTGCTGTTCCGGAAACTG GTGTGTGCCTTCTTTGATGACGCCACGCTGGCTAACTCCTTGCCAAATGGCAAAAGGAAGAGAGGGCTAAATGATAACCGTAAGGGCTTGGACCAGAACATTGTGGGTGCCATTAAAG TTTTTACAGAGAAATACTGCACTGAACACAAAATAGAGAAGTTGCCTGGACCACGAGACTGGGTTCAGATCCTTCAAGATCAGATCAAACTTGCAAGGAGGAGGCTGAAAAGAG ATGCTGTAGAAGCAGAAGACATCTCAAATGGACCATCCACAA GCTGTGATAATAAACAGGCTGCAAGTGAAGAGAGGACAGCAGCGAACACAACTGGTTAA
- the bend7 gene encoding BEN domain-containing protein 7 isoform X1, with protein MEFGERKRRRKSQSFKLVTDGDFEPSYVINSSSKDANGEPKDGVMSDVWLEDEGMEIKRQITGMMRLLSDKTSRVYQRAGTEQGSLIKEPQEKPLNWVNQPALLSLVSEDHQSNSWNSAEDPGPSPSSISIPVPNGPGCGQYSTRSRALRILNSTKDLIKVNETNADVVPPTVPETPCCMCNCKGTLQAILQELRAMRRLMQTQKASLERQERAAPPSQPRLGAGPSPRHRPRKRRPIYRMTPLSVFSTRRAGLAPLDASLLKAAPMESVKRRECEKQDSSTPNNHPISSDIPVPPPQTNPVTINNTPPLLNQLRESQALESEVRLAEDYDVFISKAQLDSILVNYTRSGSLLFRKLVCAFFDDATLANSLPNGKRKRGLNDNRKGLDQNIVGAIKVFTEKYCTEHKIEKLPGPRDWVQILQDQIKLARRRLKRDAVEAEDISNGPSTSCDNKQAASEERTAANTTG; from the exons ATGGAGTTTGGAgaaaggaagaggagaaggaagTCGCAGAGCTTTAAACTGGTCACGGATGGAG attTCGAGCCTTCATATGTGATTAACTCCAGCTCCAAAGATGCCAATGGGGAGCCAAAGGATGGTGTTATGTCTGATG TTTGGCTGGAGGATGAGGGCATGGAGATCAAAAGACAAATCACAGGAATGATGAGGCTTCTGAGCGATAAGACCAGCAGAGTATACCAGCGTGCTGGTACAGAGCAGGGTAGCTTAATAAAGGAGCCCCAGGAAAAGCCTCTGAACTGGGTAAATCAGCCTGCACTTTTATCTCTGGTGTCAGAGGACCACCAGAGCAACAGCTGGAACTCTGCAGAGGACCCAGGGCCTTCACCTTCATCCATATCCATCCCAGTCCCAAACGGCCCAGGCTGCGGCCAGTACAGCACACGCTCCAGAGCCCTCAGGATTCTCAACAGCACAAAGGATTTAATCAAAGTGAATGAAACTAATG CAGATGTAGTTCCTCCTACTGTGCCAGAAACCCCCTGCTGTATGTGTAACTGTAAGGGCACCTTGCAGGCTATTTTGCAGGAACTACGTGCCATGAGGAGGTTGATGCAGACTCAAAAAG CATCTTTAGAAAGGCAGGAAAGGGCAGCACCACCATCTCAACCTCGCCTAGGTGCAGGACCCAGTCCTCGCCACAGACCTCGAAAGAGGAGGCCAATCTATAGGATGACTCCGTTATCCGTGTTTAGCACCAGAAGAGCTGGTCTTGCTCCTCTGGATGCATCACTGCTAAAAGCTGCACCTATGGAATCTGTAAAGAGGCGAGAATGTGAGAAACAAGACTCATCTACACCCAACAATCATCCCATCTCCTCTGACATTCCTGTGCCGCCACCTCAGACCAACCCAGTGACGATCAACAACACCCCTCCTCTCCTGAACCAACTAAGGGAATCACAAGCATTAGAG TCTGAGGTGCGTCTTGCAGAGGATTATGACGTGTTTATCTCTAAGGCCCAGCTAGACTCCATTCTGGTCAACTATACACGCTCAGGCAGCCTGCTGTTCCGGAAACTG GTGTGTGCCTTCTTTGATGACGCCACGCTGGCTAACTCCTTGCCAAATGGCAAAAGGAAGAGAGGGCTAAATGATAACCGTAAGGGCTTGGACCAGAACATTGTGGGTGCCATTAAAG TTTTTACAGAGAAATACTGCACTGAACACAAAATAGAGAAGTTGCCTGGACCACGAGACTGGGTTCAGATCCTTCAAGATCAGATCAAACTTGCAAGGAGGAGGCTGAAAAGAG ATGCTGTAGAAGCAGAAGACATCTCAAATGGACCATCCACAA GCTGTGATAATAAACAGGCTGCAAGTGAAGAGAGGACAGCAGCGAACACAACTGGTTAA